One Bacteroidales bacterium genomic window carries:
- the greA gene encoding transcription elongation factor GreA encodes MGKVNYLTEDGIKKLKEEIEYLKSVERLKISKQIAEARDKGDLSENAEYDAAKEAQGLLELKISKIEEIFANSRIIDESKLDFSKVQILSKVKMKNKKNNAIMEYSIVAESEADFKSGKISINTPIAKGLLGKKVGDVVNIKVPSGTVSFEIIEISKY; translated from the coding sequence ATGGGAAAAGTAAATTATTTAACAGAAGATGGAATAAAAAAACTTAAAGAAGAAATTGAGTATTTAAAAAGTGTTGAGAGATTAAAAATTTCGAAACAAATTGCAGAAGCCAGAGATAAAGGAGATCTTTCAGAAAATGCTGAATATGATGCAGCCAAAGAAGCACAAGGTTTATTAGAACTGAAAATTTCTAAAATCGAAGAAATATTTGCAAATTCAAGAATAATAGATGAATCGAAACTTGATTTTTCAAAAGTTCAGATATTATCAAAAGTGAAAATGAAAAATAAAAAAAATAATGCAATTATGGAATATTCTATTGTTGCAGAAAGTGAAGCCGATTTTAAATCAGGAAAAATTTCAATAAATACTCCAATTGCAAAAGGATTATTGGGGAAAAAAGTTGGTGATGTTGTTAATATAAAAGTTCCATCAGGTACTGTTTCATTTGAAATAATTGAAATATCTAAATATTAG
- a CDS encoding HIT family protein, giving the protein MGSIFTKIINGEIPCYKIAENENYFAFLDINPIAKGHTLVVPKKEIDYIFDLDDDTLGGLNIFCKKVAKAIEKIVDCERIGVVVIGLEVPHTHVHLIPINYIEDINFSKPKLKFSDTEFSDTAEKIRKSF; this is encoded by the coding sequence ATGGGAAGCATTTTTACAAAAATAATTAACGGGGAAATTCCTTGTTATAAAATTGCAGAGAATGAGAATTATTTTGCTTTTTTAGATATTAATCCAATAGCAAAAGGACATACTTTAGTTGTTCCTAAAAAGGAAATTGATTATATATTTGATTTGGATGACGACACCTTAGGAGGATTAAATATATTTTGTAAAAAAGTTGCAAAGGCAATAGAAAAAATCGTTGATTGTGAAAGAATAGGTGTAGTAGTGATAGGTCTTGAAGTGCCACACACTCATGTACATTTAATACCAATTAATTATATTGAAGATATAAACTTTTCAAAGCCCAAATTAAAATTTTCAGATACTGAATTTTCTGATACTGCTGAGAAAATACGAAAATCATTTTAA
- the ruvC gene encoding crossover junction endodeoxyribonuclease RuvC, which translates to MHKERIILGIDPGTTIMGYGIIKSNSGSVNILSFGIIELYKYSNHYIKLQKIFDRTIQLIEQYHPDELAIEAPFYGKNVQSMLKLGRAQGVAIAAALNRSIPIFEYAPRKIKLAITGNGNASKEQVARFLQKLLDIKELPAKLDATDGLAVALCHLYQNKIITPNSGAKSWKDYINKNPGKLLK; encoded by the coding sequence TTGCATAAAGAAAGAATCATATTAGGAATTGACCCTGGTACTACTATCATGGGTTATGGAATAATTAAATCAAATTCAGGAAGTGTTAATATACTTAGCTTTGGAATAATTGAATTATATAAATATTCTAACCACTATATAAAACTTCAAAAGATTTTCGATAGGACAATACAATTAATTGAACAGTATCATCCTGACGAATTAGCTATTGAAGCTCCATTTTACGGCAAAAATGTACAATCTATGCTAAAATTAGGAAGAGCCCAAGGGGTAGCAATTGCTGCTGCACTAAACAGGTCAATTCCAATTTTTGAATATGCTCCACGAAAAATTAAACTTGCAATAACAGGTAATGGAAATGCTTCAAAAGAACAGGTTGCCAGATTTTTACAAAAATTACTTGATATAAAAGAACTACCAGCAAAATTAGATGCTACTGACGGATTAGCTGTTGCTTTATGTCATTTGTATCAAAATAAAATAATCACTCCAAATTCAGGAGCTAAAAGCTGGAAAGATTATATAAATAAAAATCCCGGTAAATTATTAAAATGA